A region of Desulfonauticus submarinus DNA encodes the following proteins:
- a CDS encoding GatB/YqeY domain-containing protein: MSLQEQLEKDFLFAFKAKDKVKTAVLRMVKTAVKNKQVELGRPLNDNEVLAVLIKEAKQREDSISQFRKGGREDLALKEEQELEVLQRYLPKQLSLEEVEKEVDVAIEKLGVSSLKEMGKVMSYLMQKYTGQIDGKKLNQIVRQKLSS; the protein is encoded by the coding sequence ATGTCTCTGCAAGAGCAATTAGAGAAGGATTTTTTGTTTGCCTTTAAAGCAAAGGATAAAGTAAAGACGGCTGTTTTGCGTATGGTTAAAACAGCCGTAAAAAATAAGCAGGTAGAATTAGGTAGACCTTTAAATGATAACGAAGTTTTGGCTGTTTTAATAAAAGAAGCAAAACAGCGAGAAGATTCTATTTCTCAATTTAGAAAAGGCGGAAGAGAAGATTTAGCGTTAAAGGAAGAACAAGAATTAGAAGTTTTGCAGAGATATTTGCCAAAGCAACTAAGTCTAGAGGAAGTGGAAAAAGAAGTTGATGTTGCTATTGAGAAGTTAGGCGTTTCTAGTCTTAAAGAAATGGGTAAGGTGATGTCTTATTTAATGCAAAAGTATACAGGCCAGATAGATGGCAAAAAATTAAATCAAATTGTTAGACAAAAGCTCTCTTCTTAA
- the rpsU gene encoding 30S ribosomal protein S21, with amino-acid sequence MPGVFLSGEDNFEYALRKFKKQVEKAGILSELKKRQHYEKPGVRRRKKEAAARKRLMKKLRKLRLI; translated from the coding sequence TTGCCAGGAGTCTTTTTAAGTGGAGAAGATAATTTTGAGTATGCCTTGCGTAAGTTTAAAAAGCAGGTGGAAAAGGCAGGTATTCTTTCTGAGTTAAAGAAAAGACAGCATTACGAGAAACCAGGAGTTAGGCGTCGTAAGAAAGAAGCTGCCGCTAGAAAAAGGCTAATGAAAAAATTGCGCAAATTAAGGTTAATCTAG
- a CDS encoding HU family DNA-binding protein, producing the protein MTKGDVIAMIAEKAGLTKAAAEKALNAFLASVEEALVKEGKLTLTGFGTFEVGERAARKGRNPRTGEEIDIPACKVVKFRAGKMLKEAVK; encoded by the coding sequence ATGACTAAAGGTGATGTGATTGCCATGATTGCTGAAAAGGCTGGTTTAACCAAAGCAGCGGCTGAAAAGGCATTAAATGCTTTTTTGGCTTCTGTTGAAGAAGCTTTAGTTAAGGAGGGCAAACTCACCTTAACTGGTTTTGGAACTTTTGAGGTTGGTGAGAGGGCAGCACGAAAAGGTCGTAATCCTCGTACTGGCGAAGAAATAGACATCCCTGCCTGCAAAGTAGTTAAATTTCGTGCAGGTAAAATGTTAAAAGAAGCTGTAAAATAA